CCGGGAGAAGGCGCGCCCGTCCCACCGGTACAGCGCCACCCGCCCCCGGTCGTCGGCCGTCATGATCAGGTCGAAGTCGGGGCTCACCTCGACGACCCGCCCCGCCCCCAGCCCGAAGACGGGGGCATCCCGCAGGCGGGCCGAGCCCGCGGCGATGAAGGCGTCGCGCTCCCAGCGCCAGATCTCGATCTGCCCCGGGTCGTTGCCCTGGCCCACCTCCAGCACCAGCTCGCTTTGCCCGTCGCCCAGCACGTCGCCCGCGGTCATGGCCCGCACCGACCCGATGGCGAAGGGCCCGGCCACGGGCTCCAGGGAGCGGCCGTCCCAGTGCCAGATGTGGAGGAGGTAGTGCCAGCGGGGCTCGGTGCGGACGTGGGCGATGGCGACAGCGGCGGGCTCACCGGGCAGGTGCACGGCCGCCACCTGCTCCACCCGTTCGGAGTACTGCCCCTCCCAGGCGCGCGACAGCCGGTCGCGCTCCCAGCGCCAGACCACCAGCCGGCTGTTGGTGGCGACCAGGATCTCGGGCCCGTCCTGGCGGGTGAAGGGACCCACCGCCAGCGCCACGTGGCTCATCGGCTCGACGAAGGGAGGGCTTTGGCTCAGGGTGCGAAGCGGCGAGCCCGAGGAGCCGGACCAGCCCATGACGTAGAGCCGGTCCTGCTGGCGCTCGTAGTCACGGCCGACCAGGATCAGTTCCGCCCGACCGTCGCCGTCCAGATCCGCGATGGCCATCTCCAGCACCGACGGAGCCGGGGCGGGCTGCGTCGCGACCCTGACCCAGCCCTGGGCCAGGGCCGGCGGTGCGCCGGAGACCAGGGCCGCCACCGCGGCCACCCACAGCATCGCCTCCAGCGCCAACGCGCCGAGTCGCCGAGGTCTGGCTGCGCGGCGCCGACGCTCGCCTCGAATCGTGTCGCATCGCCTCATGCCCCGCCATTTCGCCCGGGGTCGGGGCCGTCCCTGCTGTCCGGGGCGCGCACCGCCTGGCGCAGGTAGGTGGCGTAGCGGGCCAGCAGGTCCCGGGCGTCGTCGAGGGTCGCGGCCTCGACCTGCAGGCGCAGCAGGGGCCGGTCCGGATCGGGCC
This genomic interval from Limnochorda sp. LNt contains the following:
- a CDS encoding FG-GAP repeat domain-containing protein — its product is MLWVAAVAALVSGAPPALAQGWVRVATQPAPAPSVLEMAIADLDGDGRAELILVGRDYERQQDRLYVMGWSGSSGSPLRTLSQSPPFVEPMSHVALAVGPFTRQDGPEILVATNSRLVVWRWERDRLSRAWEGQYSERVEQVAAVHLPGEPAAVAIAHVRTEPRWHYLLHIWHWDGRSLEPVAGPFAIGSVRAMTAGDVLGDGQSELVLEVGQGNDPGQIEIWRWERDAFIAAGSARLRDAPVFGLGAGRVVEVSPDFDLIMTADDRGRVALYRWDGRAFSRVGDVLTLSWGLVASAVGDLDGDGRTEAVVAEYPNILHVLRWRP